One Gloeothece verrucosa PCC 7822 DNA window includes the following coding sequences:
- a CDS encoding DNA-methyltransferase encodes MLPFQLIATSVATQQGLEQVYMSDYGILYQGDCLKFLSALPDESVDLVFADPPFNLGKQYGEGVSDQMAVDKYISWSQEWLNESIRVLKSGGSLFVFNLPRWCIEYGAYLNRQGMWFRHWIACRMPKNFPRGKRMSPAHYGLLYYTKGEPTVFNKIYTPIQVCRHCGGEIRDYGGHRKKLNEKGINLMDVWDAPEDVWEDATEADADEILWTLTEEMWADIPPVRHRQHKKRMPNELAPIMLERIIAMASNPGQIIIDPFGGSGTTFYAAEKLQRYWIGSEIGDTEPARERLNNLANGLIEQWESARGSKKSKQQKTTASQLSLPLFTQ; translated from the coding sequence ATGCTTCCATTTCAACTGATCGCAACCTCAGTTGCTACCCAACAAGGACTAGAACAGGTTTACATGAGTGACTACGGTATTCTTTATCAAGGAGACTGCCTTAAATTTCTCTCAGCATTACCAGACGAATCAGTAGATCTGGTATTTGCCGATCCGCCTTTTAATCTGGGTAAGCAGTACGGTGAGGGAGTCAGCGATCAGATGGCAGTCGATAAATACATTTCTTGGTCACAGGAATGGCTTAATGAGAGTATTCGAGTGCTTAAATCCGGTGGAAGTTTATTTGTATTTAATCTGCCTAGATGGTGTATAGAATACGGGGCATATCTTAATCGACAAGGAATGTGGTTTAGGCATTGGATCGCCTGTAGAATGCCCAAAAACTTTCCTAGAGGAAAAAGAATGTCTCCTGCTCACTATGGACTACTCTACTACACCAAGGGAGAACCTACTGTTTTTAATAAGATTTATACACCTATCCAAGTTTGCCGACATTGCGGTGGTGAAATTCGAGATTATGGAGGACATCGAAAAAAACTCAATGAGAAAGGCATTAACTTGATGGACGTTTGGGACGCGCCTGAAGATGTTTGGGAAGACGCGACTGAAGCTGATGCTGATGAAATTTTATGGACGCTAACTGAAGAAATGTGGGCTGATATTCCACCCGTCCGACATCGACAACATAAAAAAAGAATGCCCAATGAACTTGCTCCAATTATGCTAGAGCGTATTATTGCAATGGCATCTAATCCAGGGCAAATTATTATTGATCCTTTTGGCGGATCGGGGACAACTTTTTATGCGGCTGAAAAATTACAGCGTTATTGGATTGGCTCAGAAATTGGAGATACAGAACCAGCAAGAGAACGTCTTAATAATTTAGCTAATGGATTAATAGAACAATGGGAATCAGCAAGAGGAAGCAAGAAATCGAAACAACAGAAAACAACTGCATCACAACTCTCGCTCCCTTTATTTACACAGTAA
- a CDS encoding BamHI type II restriction endonuclease, with translation MKIVKEISLISVGNFEESRDWSIIRSEIRRAIALIVHPRGESSFIINPTRHGNGVKPIKEACMIALRDQFGWRLETRVNYATKSPGKVDATKVIDDYLFALEWETGNISSSHRAVNKLVLGLLRGVFLGAALVLPSRKLYAYLTDRIGNYEELEPYFDIWKAVKIEEGFLGIFVIEHDQIDQNVPTITKGTDGRALV, from the coding sequence ATGAAAATTGTTAAAGAAATTTCTCTGATCAGTGTGGGAAATTTTGAGGAATCAAGGGATTGGTCTATTATTCGTTCAGAGATTCGTCGTGCTATTGCTTTAATTGTGCATCCTCGGGGTGAATCTAGTTTTATCATTAATCCTACAAGACATGGTAATGGCGTGAAACCCATAAAAGAAGCTTGTATGATTGCTCTTAGAGATCAATTTGGTTGGCGGCTTGAAACCCGGGTCAACTATGCCACAAAATCACCCGGAAAAGTAGATGCTACCAAAGTAATTGACGATTATCTTTTTGCTCTTGAATGGGAAACGGGCAATATCTCCTCAAGTCATCGAGCAGTTAATAAATTAGTTCTCGGGTTGCTTCGGGGTGTTTTCCTGGGTGCGGCTTTGGTACTTCCTAGTAGAAAACTTTATGCTTATCTAACTGATAGAATTGGAAACTATGAAGAATTAGAACCCTATTTTGACATTTGGAAAGCGGTTAAAATTGAGGAGGGATTTTTGGGAATTTTTGTCATCGAACATGATCAGATAGACCAAAACGTACCAACAATTACTAAAGGAACAGATGGTCGTGCGCTAGTCTAA
- a CDS encoding DUF3318 domain-containing protein, which yields MTSYATSSARAEMSELRRLKTLLPPELQSWVMVEGSTEINPPLIRSEEIGRDEIEIQIDLAKWENLAIDQRNLLFWHEVARIQNDTIPKEGWEMAALAIGLGGAVGELWVQDGLLLLLAVALCGISGYRLWQKNNGQKTLKEAIEADERAIALATRFGYSLPNAYKSLGSAFKTLIEQTPNRKDRKRYETRLQALRKSASKAKGQMKQERPL from the coding sequence ATGACTTCTTATGCAACCTCTTCTGCAAGAGCGGAAATGAGTGAACTACGGCGGTTAAAAACCTTACTGCCACCTGAATTACAAAGTTGGGTGATGGTAGAAGGCAGTACCGAAATTAACCCGCCCCTAATTCGCAGCGAAGAAATTGGCCGAGACGAAATCGAAATTCAAATTGACCTCGCTAAATGGGAAAATTTGGCCATTGACCAACGCAATCTCCTATTTTGGCACGAAGTAGCCCGCATTCAAAATGATACCATTCCCAAAGAAGGCTGGGAAATGGCAGCCCTCGCTATAGGCTTAGGGGGTGCTGTGGGTGAATTGTGGGTACAAGATGGATTATTGTTACTTTTGGCTGTTGCGCTCTGCGGCATTTCCGGTTATCGCCTTTGGCAAAAAAATAACGGACAAAAAACCCTTAAAGAAGCCATTGAAGCTGATGAAAGAGCCATTGCCTTAGCGACCCGCTTCGGTTATTCTCTCCCTAATGCCTATAAAAGTCTTGGTAGTGCTTTTAAAACTTTAATAGAACAAACTCCCAACCGTAAAGACCGCAAACGTTATGAAACTCGTTTACAAGCCCTGAGAAAGAGCGCTTCTAAAGCTAAAGGACAAATGAAACAAGAACGTCCTTTATAA